The sequence GGCGATGAAGATTATGAAGATATTGCTGAAGAGTTAAAAGACTTCAAGAAAGTATTCATCAACGCTCAGATTCTTGAAGAATCGGGGGAAGAGTGGAAATTTAATGAAGGCTGTCTTTCGATTCCTGATGTGCGAGAAGATGTCAAAAGAAAAAGTACGATCGTTATAGAATATTATGACGAAAATTTTGTTAAGCATAAAGAAACTTTTTCCGATATTAGAGCCCGCGTAATTCAGCATGAGTATGATCATATTGAAGGGACGCTGTTTACCGATCATTTAAGCTCTTTAAAGAAAAAATTGGTAAAAGGTAAATTGGTTAAAATTTCTCAAGGTGATGTATCGATCAGCTACAAAATGAGATTTCCAAAATAGTAAAATAGAAAATAAGTAAATAAATAATAAACTGCAGTTTGTCTTGAGCAGATTGCTAAAAATTTAAAAAAAATAAGATTATGCTGTTAGAAAAAATAATTTCGATTTCTGGTAAACCAGGTCTTTACAAATTAGTTTCGCAATTGAAAAACGGATTTATTATTGAAGACGTTACAACAAAAAAGAA comes from Chryseobacterium sp. 3008163 and encodes:
- the def gene encoding peptide deformylase translates to MILPIRAFGDPVLRKVGKEIDQDYPGLQELIDNMFDTMNSANGIGLAAPQIGLDIRLFIVDVSPLAGDEDYEDIAEELKDFKKVFINAQILEESGEEWKFNEGCLSIPDVREDVKRKSTIVIEYYDENFVKHKETFSDIRARVIQHEYDHIEGTLFTDHLSSLKKKLVKGKLVKISQGDVSISYKMRFPK